The following coding sequences lie in one Phycisphaerae bacterium genomic window:
- a CDS encoding family 78 glycoside hydrolase catalytic domain — protein sequence MSDITGARSFSQRANTAECRTSRRRRVLIIAGLCSAIGAGAHAADPVWITATGPSCPLMRKEFKLGTAPSKAVVRIVGLGHFELRVNGKRAGDSLINQPWSQYDKTIYFQEFDIAPLLVRGDNVLGVMLGNSFWYNPPSPAGRYHKGGAECTFGTQYLMWLDADLETADGGRQRIVSDGTWKTSPGPVTFSHVYGGEDYDARLDQPGWDSPGFDDKAWTPAATADPPAGKLARQFWPPIREKEVFPAKDFVPAGEGVFHVFFGQNASGIVRFTVEGKAGQSFTLQPSEYRGDKGEFMKPRWGAPVLFRYTLKGGGPETHQWLFHYNGFQAVEMVGAVPADRPNPKGLPVVQRIELLHVRSDLPQVGAFETSSKLYNDTHRLVDWAMRSNMTYVMTDCPHREKLGWLECAHLCAPMFSYRYDCRDWLAKIARDIRDAQEPSGRILTVAPSYPGTRFPDAFHWTVEWGAAGALLPWHHYVWYGDPQILRDNYDCMCRFVDFVASESKDGIAPAGLGDWYDYGHGRPPGPSRFTPQDLTATAVQVMCIDAVIHTAEVLQRADDVRRYRGLRDKTAEAFLRKFYDPQKRMFANHGSCQCAHTIALTAGLVPEADRQAVLSAVIEDLAKRDWQQTPGDVGHVFFIRALAEAGRSDVLHRVYSRDGLGSYGGILKKGLTAMPETWDAMNDGYQSLNHCMLGHVMEWYYGYVAGIRQQPGSIGWKRILIAPQPGPLDHAETTFASPAGPITSRWSIRDGKFRLEAEVPEGVAARLIAPDGTEKDVHAGRHKLECAYTWCILAIP from the coding sequence ATGTCTGACATAACAGGCGCCAGGTCGTTCAGTCAACGTGCAAATACCGCCGAGTGCCGGACCAGCCGGCGACGGCGGGTTCTGATCATCGCCGGTCTCTGCTCTGCAATCGGCGCCGGCGCTCATGCCGCCGACCCAGTCTGGATCACGGCCACAGGACCGAGTTGTCCTTTGATGCGCAAGGAGTTCAAGCTCGGCACTGCACCGTCAAAGGCCGTCGTGCGGATCGTGGGTCTCGGCCATTTCGAGTTGCGCGTCAACGGCAAGCGAGCCGGCGATTCGCTGATCAACCAACCCTGGTCGCAGTATGACAAGACGATCTACTTCCAGGAGTTCGATATCGCGCCGCTTCTGGTCAGAGGTGACAACGTTCTGGGGGTGATGCTCGGCAACTCCTTCTGGTACAACCCGCCGTCACCGGCCGGGCGGTATCACAAGGGCGGAGCCGAATGCACCTTCGGGACCCAATACCTGATGTGGCTTGATGCGGATCTCGAAACGGCTGACGGCGGCCGCCAACGGATCGTGTCCGACGGCACCTGGAAGACCTCACCCGGCCCGGTGACCTTCAGCCACGTCTACGGCGGCGAGGATTACGACGCCCGCCTTGACCAACCCGGTTGGGACTCGCCGGGCTTCGATGACAAAGCCTGGACCCCGGCCGCGACCGCTGACCCGCCCGCCGGCAAACTGGCGAGACAGTTCTGGCCGCCCATCCGTGAGAAGGAAGTCTTCCCTGCAAAGGATTTCGTCCCCGCCGGCGAGGGCGTTTTCCACGTCTTCTTCGGCCAGAACGCCTCCGGCATTGTCCGCTTCACCGTCGAAGGCAAGGCAGGCCAGAGCTTCACCCTCCAGCCCTCCGAGTATCGCGGCGACAAAGGCGAGTTCATGAAACCGCGGTGGGGGGCTCCAGTCCTGTTCCGCTACACGCTCAAAGGCGGCGGGCCCGAAACGCATCAGTGGCTTTTCCACTACAACGGCTTCCAGGCGGTCGAGATGGTGGGGGCGGTCCCGGCCGACCGGCCCAATCCGAAAGGACTCCCCGTCGTTCAACGCATCGAACTGCTTCACGTCCGCAGCGATCTGCCCCAGGTTGGCGCGTTCGAGACGTCCAGCAAGCTTTACAACGACACGCACCGCCTCGTCGATTGGGCCATGCGCTCCAACATGACCTACGTAATGACCGACTGCCCGCATCGCGAAAAACTCGGCTGGTTGGAGTGCGCCCACCTGTGCGCGCCGATGTTCAGCTATCGCTACGACTGCCGAGACTGGCTTGCCAAGATCGCCCGAGACATCCGCGACGCTCAGGAACCCTCCGGACGTATCCTCACGGTCGCACCGTCGTACCCCGGCACGCGTTTCCCCGACGCGTTCCACTGGACCGTTGAATGGGGCGCCGCCGGGGCTCTCCTGCCTTGGCATCACTACGTCTGGTACGGCGATCCGCAGATTCTCCGCGACAACTACGACTGCATGTGCCGGTTCGTCGATTTCGTGGCCTCCGAATCGAAAGACGGCATCGCCCCCGCGGGCCTCGGCGACTGGTACGACTACGGCCATGGCCGGCCGCCCGGACCCAGCCGCTTCACCCCGCAGGACCTGACCGCCACCGCCGTGCAGGTCATGTGCATCGACGCAGTCATTCATACGGCCGAGGTCTTGCAGCGAGCCGACGATGTCCGGCGTTATCGCGGCCTCCGAGACAAGACTGCAGAGGCTTTCCTCAGAAAGTTCTATGATCCACAAAAGCGTATGTTCGCTAATCACGGCTCGTGCCAGTGCGCCCACACCATTGCCCTGACGGCCGGACTCGTCCCGGAGGCCGACAGGCAGGCGGTCCTCAGCGCCGTCATCGAAGATCTTGCCAAACGCGACTGGCAGCAGACTCCTGGCGACGTCGGCCATGTGTTCTTCATCAGGGCCTTGGCCGAGGCCGGCCGTTCCGACGTGCTGCATCGCGTCTACTCGCGCGACGGCCTGGGCAGCTACGGTGGCATCCTCAAAAAAGGCCTGACCGCCATGCCCGAAACCTGGGACGCGATGAACGACGGCTACCAGTCGCTCAATCACTGCATGCTCGGGCACGTGATGGAATGGTACTACGGCTATGTGGCTGGCATCCGCCAGCAGCCCGGCAGCATCGGCTGGAAGCGGATCCTGATCGCTCCGCAGCCCGGCCCGCTCGATCATGCCGAGACAACCTTTGCCAGCCCGGCCGGCCCTATCACCAGCCGGTGGTCAATCCGCGACGGCAAGTTTCGCCTCGAAGCCGAAGTCCCCGAAGGCGTTGCCGCTCGCCTGATTGCCCCCGATGGCACCGAGAAAGATGTCCATGCCGGCCGCCACAAACTCGAATGTGCCTACACTTGGTGCATATTAGCGATTCCTTAG